The sequence below is a genomic window from Rudanella lutea DSM 19387.
CCCCTGGCACCGTGCTGACCACCCGGCCAATGCGGGCGGCATAGTCGGCCAGAATCCCCAAATCCTCGCCGTAGAGCTTCACGGCTACGTCCTGCTTGACGCCCGTCATCAACTCGCTGAAGCGCATCTGAATGGGTTGGAGAAAGCCGAAACTCACCCCCGGTATCTGCTCTAATTTGGCCTGCATCTTTTCGGCCAATTCCTCCCGGCTGTTGGCCGAAGTCCATTCCCTGCGGTCTTTCAGAATCACCATCAGATCAGTGGCTTCGATGGGCATGGGGTCGGTGGGAATCTCACCCGCGCCGGTTTTGCCGACCACCTCAATGACTTCCGGGAAGTTTTGTTTGAGCACCCGTCCGGCCTGTAACGCGGCATCCGACGATTGGGCCAGCGAGGAGCCGGTCATCACGCGGGTTTCCACCGCAAAATCGCCCTCGTCCAATTGCGGAATGAACTCGCCCCCTAACCGGCTAAAGACGAATAGCGAAACGGCGAACAGGGCGACCGACAGCCCGACGACGATACCCTTGTGGTTTAATGTCCAGCGGATAGCCGGGTCGTAGAGCCGGTGGAAGAAGGCCATGATCCGGTCGGAGATAGTGCGGGTTCCTTCACGCACAGGTTTCTTGCTGAGCAACAGGGCCGACACCATCGGTACGTAGGTCAGGGAAAGGATGAAGGCCCCGGCAATGGCAAAGGCGACGGTCTGGGCCATCGGGCGAAACATCTTGCCCTCGATGCCGACCAGGGCCAGAATGGGCAGATAGACGATCAGGATGATGATTTCACCGAACGCTGCCGACGAGCGGATGCGGCTGGCCGATTCATACACTTCTTCGTCCATTTCGGCCTGGGTCAGGTTATGCCTATAGTTCTTCAGGGCGATGTGGTGCAGGGTGGCCTCGACGATAATGACGGCCCCGTCCACGATCAGCCCAAAGTCGATGGCACCTAAGCTCATCAGGTTGCCCGACACGCCGAAGAGGTTCATCATCGAGACGGCAAAAAGCATCGACAAAGGGATGACCGACGCGACGACCAAACCCGCCCGCCAGTTACCCAGCATCAGCACCAGCACGAACACCACGATCAGGGCACCTTCGATGAGGTTGCGCTCGACGGTACCGATGGCGCGGTTGACGAGTTTGGTGCGGTCTAAAAAGGCGTGAATCTCAACCCCTTCGGGCAGCGATTTTTTGATCTGCTCGATGCGGGCCTTGACGTTGCCGATCACTTCGGACGAATTGGCCCCCTTGAGCATCATCACGATGGCCCCCACGACCTCGCCTTCGTCGTTTCGGGTCATGGCTCCGTAGCGAATCGCCGAGCCGAACTGCACTTGCGCCACGTCGCGTACCAGCACGGGTACGCCCTCATCGGTTCGGCGCACGACGATCTTGCCGATGTCTCCTAACGTGCCGATTAGCCCTTCGGAGCGGATAAAGTAGGCGTTGGGCCGACGGTCGATGTAAGCCCCGCCCGCGTTCTGGTTGTTGCGTTCGAGGGCGGTGAACAATTCGTCCATCGTTACGCCGGTCGCCCGGAGCCGCTGCGGATCGACGGCCACCTCGTACTGTTTCAACAGGCCCCCGAAACTACTTACGTCAGCCACGCCCTTGGTGCCCAACAGTTGCCGCCGAACGATCCAGTCCTGAATCGAGCGCAGTTCCATACCGTTATAGCGTTTTTCGTAGCCGGGTTTCGCCCGAATCACGTACTGGTAGATTTCGCCAAGCCCCGTCGTGACGGGAGCCAGTTCGGGGTTGCCCGCACCGGCTGGTATCTGGGCGCGGGCCTGTTGCAGTCGTTCAAAGACCTGCTGGCGGGCTGTTAGTACGTCAACCGCATCGGTAAAAACGATGGTGACGACAGATAAACCGAAGCGGGAAATGGAACGTACCTCGACCAGATCGGGCAGGGTGGCCATTGTCTGCTCGATGGGAAAGCTAATGAGCCGCTCTACGTCGGGGGCCGACAGGGCCGGGCTTTGGGTGATGACCTGCACCTNNNNNNNNNNNNNNNNNNNNNNNNNNNNNNNNNNNNNNNNNNNNNNNNNNNNNNNNNNNNNNNNNNNNNNNNNNNNNNNNNNNNNNNNNNNNNNNNNNNNACAAGGATTAAGACGTAAACAACATTAGGATGTTTGTCAAGATAAGCCTTTAGTCAGAGTCGCACATCCATTACAACAAGGATTAAGACACTTTATCCCGAAGGATGCTTATGGCATTTAAGATGGTCAGAGTCGCACATCCATTACAACAAGGATTAAGACTTATTCCGAGGCACCCACTGCGAGAAAGCGTTCAATGGTCAGAGTCGCACATCCATTACNNNNNNNNNNNNNNNNNNNNNNNNNNNNNNNNNNNNNNNNNNNNNNNNNNNNNNNNNNNNNNNNNNNNNNNNNNNNNNNNNNNNNNNNNNNNNNNNNNNNGGTGGAGTACTTTGCCATCGGCATCACCGGCTGGACCACCAACGTCACCGGTATGATCGAGGCTGGTCTGCGGGCTGATCCCAAGCCGGTCACCATCCGGGTACGGCAGAATGGGGTGGAGGGCACCCCGGTTGTGTTCGACTTCGGTGCCTTCTGTAGCCGCCCTGCGCGCGTAGCCACGGAGACGGTATCTGAACTGGATGTGGTGGTGCTGGGCAACCCGACTCCCGAAAGCTGGGTGGAGGTGCAGGTGGCCAACCCCGCCGGGGAGGCTCTGCAACTGCGGGTAATTTCGGCTCAGGGTCGACTGCTTAACAGTCAGGAAGTGGCTCCAACGAGTCACTTTATTCGGCAGCGGGTGCAGCTGGGCACGGATGCCGGTACCTATCTGTTGCAAGTGGCAACACCCACCCGCATCAAAACCGTGAAGGTGGTGCGCCAGTAGTGTTCCATTTTACTAATCGATGAGATAGGCCGGGTAAGCGATCAACGCTTACCCGGCTTTTTGCTTATGTGTCGGCCTCCTGCGCTTCGCCCAGCTGCCGAATCATTGCGCCTGGATTGCTCCCAAACCGCTCGCGGTAAAGCTGGATAAAATATGAGGTCTTCTGGTAACCTACCTGGTAGGCAATGGCCTTAATCGGCCGGTCGGGGTGTGTTTCAATCAGTTCTCGGGCAACCTGCAAACGTACCTCCTGAATAAGCTGACTGGGCGACATCCCCGTCAGGGTTTTACAACGGCGCAGTAGCTGCCGGTCGCTGCTCGAAAGGAGTTCGGCCAGGGTTTTGACCGAAAAAAACTCATCGGCCAGGTTTTGCCGGATTACAAGCTGAACCTCGCGCAGCCAGGCTTTATCTATACTATCGGAGGGTCGCTCAGGTTCGCCGGGTTGCGGCTCGGAGTTCTCCTGCCCCATCCAGATACTCTGCTCCTCTTGCCGACGCAGTAAATTCTGAACGCGTGTGAGCAGCTCTGCTTCATAAAAAGGCTTGGTAAGGTAATCCGCCACGCCCATTTCCAGCGCCTGCAACCGGCTTTCGAGATCGGCCCGGGCGGTGAGCAGCACCACAGGAATGCCGCGCAGAGCCGGGTTGCTCCGCAGTGCTCCCGTTAATTCCAACCCATCGACCTCGGGCATCATGATATCGGAAATAATTAGATCAGGCAACTGGTCGGCCGGTAAATTGCCTAGCATATCCAGTGCCTCGCGTCCATTGGGGGCCGTTTGGAGGGTGTAATACGGCGACAGAATAGTCTCGATATACAGGAGCATATCCCGATTGTCGTCGACCACCAACAATCTTTTATCGGCCGTTGGCTTGCTCACAGGCTGTTGCTCGGCTTGCGGGTCGGATAGCGGCTGCGTTTCTGACTTCACTTCGTCGCGATTAGAAAAGGCATCGGGTCCGGGTGCAACGGTACCCGCCGGTTGCCATGACCGGATGGGGTACGTAATGGTGAAGGTGCTGCCCCGGCCCAACTGGCTGTCAACGGTAATCTGACCACCCCAAAGTCGGCAGTATTCCCCACAGAGCGCCAACCCAATACCCGTACCACCGTGCAGGGGTTTGTCGGTCTGGTTGGTTTGAAAATATCGTTCAAAAAGGTGGGGCAGATCGTCGGGGTGAATTCCGCTACCGGTATCCGAAACCTGCAGTCTGACTTCCGAATCTGTTTGCTGCCAACAAACGGTTATCTGTCCACCTTTGGGCGTGTGTTTGAGCGCGTTGCTCAACAAATTGCGGAGTACCGTTTCCATTTTCTGCGCATCGAGCAACATGGGCAACGCCTGCCCCCCCCCTTCAATGTGAAGGCTAATACCCGCATACGCAGCCTGGGGAGCGAAGGTGTTCACGGTTTCCCGAACAACCTGAGCCAGATCAGCGGGCTGTTCGGTGAGGGCCAATTGGTGATCACCCAGTCGGGACAAGTCCAGCAAATCATTGACCAGAGTGAGGAGTTGCTGCGCATTCCGCTCCATGGTTCCAAGCAGTTGCTTCGTTTTACCGTCGGCGACCCGACTCGATAGGTAATGCAGCGGTCCCGACAGTAAGGTGAGCGGTGTCCGAAACTCGTGGGTGACGTTTGCGAAAAAGCGGGCTTTCAGGGCGGCATTGGCCTGCAAATCAGCCGCCTGTTTAGCAATAATCGCTTTGTCGGCCTCTACCTGTTTCGTTCGGCGGGCCACCTCCGCTTCCAGTCTGTTTTTATCCTTAATGAGTTGCCGATTGCGCCATCTAAACACGAGCCAGATTGCTACGCCCGACAGCAGTAAACAGAGCAAGATAAACAGAGGTCGTGCGTAAAAAATCTGCTCGACGCTGACTGGCACTGAAAGCACGGGCGACGCCCAACTACCCGAGGGGGTTTGAGCCCGTACCTGCAGGGTGTAATACCCGGCGGGAAGGCCATTGATACGCAACTCGGATGATGGCAGCATAATCCATTTTTCCTGCCAGCCCTGAATTCGATACCAGTAGCGCGTATGATCCAGATTTCGATAATCGAGCAACGTAAACGAGAGGCTAAACAAACGGTCGGATGGACTGAGCAGTATGCCACCCCGCTGCTGATATTCGGGCAAATGATTGACCATCTGCCCCGATTGGGTGTTCAGTTTTTGGTACTGGGTCACCTGCAAGGGCTGAACGAGGGGTTTGTCAATCCGAATCTGATCGGGATAGAAAGCCGTTATGCCATTCATTCCGCCCAGATACAGTCGACCGTCGGGGGCCCGATGGTGCGCAATCAGGTTGAATTCCTCGTCGGCAATGCCATCCTGCGCATGGAACACCTGAACCCGGTGCGTATGACGGTCAAAACTCATCAGGCCGTAATTGCTCGGAAGCCACAGCCGCCCGTACCGGTCTTCGTAAATAGCATACAGCGTATTGTCCGACAGACCCTGTCGGCGGGTGAATTGCTGGTGCACCCCCCGCCTACGGTCCCATCGCAGTAAACCGCCCCCCCGAGTGGCCAGCCAGTACACCTCAGCGGAGTCTGGATCAGGGTGCACAAACGTGATGTGATCGACGGGGAGCGGGCCGCCGGATGAGTGGGTTCGGTATCGGGCCATGATCCCCCGCAACGAATCGATCCGGTATAACCCCGTTGAAGCCGCTACCCAGATGGTGCCCGTTCGTTTGTCCGGGAAAAATCCATTGATCCGGCTTTTGGAGAGTTCGTTGAACCCATTGTACCGGCCAAACGGTTTTACCCGTCTGGTGAGCAGGTCAACCTGAGCGATGCCACTGTTGTACCCAAGCCAAAGCGTATTGCCTTGTGGCCAGATCGTAACCAGGGGGTTATCCGGCAACACCGAAACGGGGGTTGTCTGGTATGTTTTGGGGTCGATACACAACAAACCATCAGCCCCGGACCAGATCATCCCGTCGGGGCCGAGCACAACGGGACATTGGTTTAGCAGATACTTTTTCTGACCAAGCGCGTTGTTAAAAACAAACTGACTCCGACCCGTTTGTTTGTCCACCAACTGAGACTCCTGCGCATTCACCCAGAGATTGCTCCCCAGTGTCAGCATACCCCGGATGGCTTGACGGGTGGCGTCTTTCCGGGGATTAGCCAGGTGGAGGTACCGTTGAAAACGGTTAGGTTCCAGCTTCAGAAGCAGCACGCCATTGAGCGTACTCACCCAAACACCCCCGGTCTGATCTATCAGGATCTGATGTGCTTTCTGTATAGACGTCATCGGAAAACCCGTTGAGGCCAGGTCATACACGACGCCATGTTGCGGATGCCAGGCGACCAAAACCTGCGGTCCACAAATCCAGAATAGGTTATGTTGGTGATCAAAAAAGATTTTCAGCTCACTGAAGGGGTACCGGGTGGGGTCGGCAAAGGGATTCTGCGACAATCGTATGGGCAATGCGGTCAGTGTGCCGTCGGGCGTGAGCCGGTACAGCAGTTTGTCCAACGGGTTAGGCACCGGAAGAGTGGCCGAGTTCTGTTCGGGCAATCGTTGGAAGTAAACAGCGCCGGCCGAGTCTTTCCAGAGTGGCTTAGCAGTAAAGCTCATGCCCTGCCGACGGAGTACACGCCCCACCGAATCCAGCTCGACCAGCTCGTTGGATCCATCTTTGCCACTGCTGGGATATGTCAAGAGAAGGGTTTGCCCGGCTGTTTCCAGAGCCGTGAACCGAAACGCGTTGGTACCGGCCAGGCCGGGGTGGGTAAATAGGGGCCGAAACTGCCCGTGCCCCCGGTTCCACCAAATAACTCCCCGTCGGCTACGAACATACCGAAACGAGCCAGTGAGCGACGGAATGTAATCGTAAATCGGGTCGTTACGGAACGGATTGGCCCGGCCGAAGACGTTCTCAAATGTTTGTGGAACGGATTGGCCGGGTTTCAAAATGTACTGCATTCGGCTACCCATCACCACATTGCTGGCCATCCACAGATTCCCCGCCCGGTCGGTCCGAATCATTTCAATGGCCGGATTTGAGGCCTGTTGTTGCCGGATATTGGCCGGAATAGCGAGCTGCCCGAATCGAACCCCATCGAACCGATAGGCCCCCTCCAGACTACCAATCCAGATGAAACCTTCTCGATCCTGACCAACCGTCGTTACGGTTCGGTTGGGAAGTCCCTGCTCCAGCGTGATGTGTTTGAGGCTGATTACATACCCTTGCGGATTGGCGGGTACCTGTGCATGCAGCGAGCGGGTAGCAAAAAAACAACTGATAAAAACCCAGAATCCAATGTAAAAACAGGTACTGCGCAATCTCATTAGCCGGTAGGTAGTTTAACGTAACAACTAAGGTACGTTAAACAAACAGACGCCCTACAAACACGCTCATCACCTATTTATTTTTTGTACGTATCTCACAGGGTCAATAGCACCCTCAAACCGTGACAGCCCCTGCGCCTGAAACGGGGCATGAACCGTAAGTAATCGCCGTATCGGCTACTACCAATAATT
It includes:
- a CDS encoding T9SS type A sorting domain-containing protein: VEYFAIGITGWTTNVTGMIEAGLRADPKPVTIRVRQNGVEGTPVVFDFGAFCSRPARVATETVSELDVVVLGNPTPESWVEVQVANPAGEALQLRVISAQGRLLNSQEVAPTSHFIRQRVQLGTDAGTYLLQVATPTRIKTVKVVRQ
- a CDS encoding ATP-binding protein produces the protein MRLRSTCFYIGFWVFISCFFATRSLHAQVPANPQGYVISLKHITLEQGLPNRTVTTVGQDREGFIWIGSLEGAYRFDGVRFGQLAIPANIRQQQASNPAIEMIRTDRAGNLWMASNVVMGSRMQYILKPGQSVPQTFENVFGRANPFRNDPIYDYIPSLTGSFRYVRSRRGVIWWNRGHGQFRPLFTHPGLAGTNAFRFTALETAGQTLLLTYPSSGKDGSNELVELDSVGRVLRRQGMSFTAKPLWKDSAGAVYFQRLPEQNSATLPVPNPLDKLLYRLTPDGTLTALPIRLSQNPFADPTRYPFSELKIFFDHQHNLFWICGPQVLVAWHPQHGVVYDLASTGFPMTSIQKAHQILIDQTGGVWVSTLNGVLLLKLEPNRFQRYLHLANPRKDATRQAIRGMLTLGSNLWVNAQESQLVDKQTGRSQFVFNNALGQKKYLLNQCPVVLGPDGMIWSGADGLLCIDPKTYQTTPVSVLPDNPLVTIWPQGNTLWLGYNSGIAQVDLLTRRVKPFGRYNGFNELSKSRINGFFPDKRTGTIWVAASTGLYRIDSLRGIMARYRTHSSGGPLPVDHITFVHPDPDSAEVYWLATRGGGLLRWDRRRGVHQQFTRRQGLSDNTLYAIYEDRYGRLWLPSNYGLMSFDRHTHRVQVFHAQDGIADEEFNLIAHHRAPDGRLYLGGMNGITAFYPDQIRIDKPLVQPLQVTQYQKLNTQSGQMVNHLPEYQQRGGILLSPSDRLFSLSFTLLDYRNLDHTRYWYRIQGWQEKWIMLPSSELRINGLPAGYYTLQVRAQTPSGSWASPVLSVPVSVEQIFYARPLFILLCLLLSGVAIWLVFRWRNRQLIKDKNRLEAEVARRTKQVEADKAIIAKQAADLQANAALKARFFANVTHEFRTPLTLLSGPLHYLSSRVADGKTKQLLGTMERNAQQLLTLVNDLLDLSRLGDHQLALTEQPADLAQVVRETVNTFAPQAAYAGISLHIEGGGQALPMLLDAQKMETVLRNLLSNALKHTPKGGQITVCWQQTDSEVRLQVSDTGSGIHPDDLPHLFERYFQTNQTDKPLHGGTGIGLALCGEYCRLWGGQITVDSQLGRGSTFTITYPIRSWQPAGTVAPGPDAFSNRDEVKSETQPLSDPQAEQQPVSKPTADKRLLVVDDNRDMLLYIETILSPYYTLQTAPNGREALDMLGNLPADQLPDLIISDIMMPEVDGLELTGALRSNPALRGIPVVLLTARADLESRLQALEMGVADYLTKPFYEAELLTRVQNLLRRQEEQSIWMGQENSEPQPGEPERPSDSIDKAWLREVQLVIRQNLADEFFSVKTLAELLSSSDRQLLRRCKTLTGMSPSQLIQEVRLQVARELIETHPDRPIKAIAYQVGYQKTSYFIQLYRERFGSNPGAMIRQLGEAQEADT